AGGCCATTAGCCACCAGAGCCAAGGAGAGCAGGACCATGTCGGCACCTGGGAGAAGTGAAGCAGCAAGAGCTCCAGCCCCCCGGAGGGCCACGGCACCGAGCTGGTTTCCTCCCGGCCATCTGCAAGCTCAGGAGGCCGAGCTGGatgcctcctgccctgccccaaccCTGGTGCCCCTGCCTCACTGCCAGTGGACCTGCTATCAGCCTATTGACCCTGGCAGCCTGCTCCCGGTTCCTCCCCAAAACAGCTGGGCCCCAAAACATCTCATCATCCAGCCAGAGTCTGTGAGGAGAGGCCTGGTCCCCGGCACCTGGCTACCCACCTCCCAGGAGCTGTGTGACCTGCTGCAGGGAGCAGAGCAGGCTCCCATGGAgtcagccagcctgccccaggctgcccagcagcTGGCCCCGGAGCCCCGCTCCATCCACCTCTCAGCTGCCAGAGACAAGAGGAAGATTGCCCGCATCCCCATGCCCTACCTGGCTGCAGGTGCCAAGAGGCGCCTtccagccagcagcagcagcctgcctcccAAAAACCAGGGGCTGGGCAGCCAGAGTCCAGAGGCCCGTGCCCCATCAGGCCAGGTGTCCATGGTCACCAGTACTGTGGCCCCCAAGCCCGTGGTCCGCGGCCCACCTGTGCAGAGTTCTCAGAAGCCCGTTCCTCCAAAAGACTGTGGGTTCAAAGTGCCCACCGTCACCCGTCAACGCCATCTCAGCCTCTTTATGGACGAGGGTCTCAAGTTCTGCTCCTCCAGCCAGGAAGCCACAGGGAAGGAGCTGAAGGAGGAGAAGGCGGTCTACCACCAGAGCCCCACCAAGAGGATGGGTCAGGAAGTGGCCACCAACACTTTCCACAAGATGCAGGGCCTGGAACCCGGCCCTGGAGCCGGTCTCCACAAGACCCGGGACAGCAGGGATCCTTTGCAAGGGGCCGCCCTGTACCAGAGCCTCAAGGAGCACCTGCtcacccaggcccagctcaagGAGAATGGATACCCCTTTGTGCATCCCACACTGCCCAGGGGTGCTCTCCTCTTCACCGCTCAGGAGAAGCAGCCCCAAGACTCCTCCTGCAGGCTGTGCTGCCGCTGTGGCCCCCAGTACCTCTTGGCCCCCTCAGGCTGCTGTGTGCACCAGGAAGAATGTCACTACCACTGGGGGAGGCTGCGCCCCACTCCagcggctgggggctgggagattCAGTACACGTGCTGCTCGGCCCCCATCggctcccctggctgccaggtggCCCAGCAGCACGTGCAGGACGGCCGCCAGCAGGACCTGCAGGGCTTCGTGCAGACCTTGGCCAAAGAGCTGCCCCCAGGGGCTCACCCCGGCATCTAcgccctggactgtgagatgaGCTACACCACCGCTGGCCTGGAGCTGACCCGCGTCAGCGTGGTGGACAGCGCCCTGCAGCTGGTGTACGACACCTTCATCAGGCCAGACCACGACATCGTCGATTACAACACCAGGTTTTCCGGAGTCACCGCGGCTGACCTGGCCCACACCAGCACCTCCATCCGGGACGTCCAGGCCGCCCTGCTGACGCTCTTCAATGCCCGCACCATCCTCATCAGACACAGCCTGCAGAGCGACCTGCTGGCCTTGAGGCTCATCCACGGCACCGTGCTGGACACATCTGTGCTCTTCCCGCACCACCGGGGCCTTCCATACAAGCGCTCCCTTCGCAACCTCGCGGCTCACTACCTCAGACACGTCATCCAGGACAGGGTGGATGGCCACAGCTCCAGCGAGGATGCCAGTGCCTGCATGCGCCTGGTCATCTGGAAGATGGGACAAGACGCAAAGACTGAGCATTTTAAGAACAGGACTATGACTTTGGAAACTGCTGTGTGATCAAACATATCTCTTGGCCCACATGTCTAACAATAAAGGATGGTTCAGTGAACTATAGGACATCTGTCATGTTATTTGTCATCATGTTTTTTCCTGCTTGGCTGccatttctgtgtgtgtatacccagaagtggcACTGCTGAACcatttggtaatttttaaatttgttttgtttttgtttgttaatcttctccagaggatatttttcccattgaattttagagagttggaagggagggaagggagagagagagagagagagagagagagagagagagagagagagagagaaggtacaGAATTGGGCCTCCTGGTATTTCTGGGCTGCGTCATGATTACCGTTACTCCACCCGCCACTTCAGGGAAGGGATGATCTATCATTCCAGGCTTTTGGTAATAGTAAAATAATTGAGAGTCCAGGCAGGGTCAGGGGGTGAAGGTCCATCTTCCATAGCTGCTTCTTGCTGAGAGGGGGGCATTGTCAGAGGCATTTACCTGGGTCTCAAAGATTCTGGCAATATAGATGTCCCTGTTCAGAGTTCAAGGCCAGATAGGTCTCTCCCACCTTCTGGTTGGCGAACGCCTGCATTCTGTCTTGTAAGAAACTAGTGAAACAGATCATGagacaggggccaaagagcaaaattaaaagaatagaTACCAGGGCCTAATAGTGGAGGAGCCATGGGGCAAGTGAGCCAAAAATGGCATACCCCCATTCTTGCTGGTTACATCATCTTTGGTCAATCCTGTCCCGGAAAGATTTAATGTGATCTTTGACAATTCCTGATTCATTAACGAAGTAGCAGCATTCTTCCCCAAGAAAGACACAGGTACCCCTTTTTCTGCTGTCAAGAGAGCTAAAGCACACCGGTTCTGTAGGGCTACTACTGCTAAGGAGTCTACCTGCCTTTGAAGGGATTCAAGGGAATTGCTAATGATGGAGATATCTTCTAAAAATTCAGCAGACAATTTGTGGTAGAAAtgaacagaggaggaaatgcCTCCCACTCCTGTCCCTACTGCAGTGAGGATTCTAGATGCCAGTTCAGAGATTATCAATTAAATAGAGTGGGATCAGTGTGTGCATCTAACTCCAGGTGCCCTGGGTTCTGAAAACCAATCTAGTGAAGATGAGATGCGGGTGAGCCCTCTCACAAGGTCAGAGCTCCTGATCCCTGTCTTGCTCCCGACCTGTGCTGTGTGgtcttgacctctctgagccttgactTCCTCCCCTTGGCCCAGAGACAGGCATGGTTTTTGGGTGACTCTGGGGCACTCAGTGGCCTGGCACAGGGAGGGCTGAGCAGAGGATGGGGCTCACCCTCTGGACTCAGAGCTCCCTCCTGTTGATTCGGTCCTGAGGGAGCTCCTGGATTCTAGAAGCCAGTTCAGAGATTATCAGATTAAGTAGAGTGGGATCAGTGTGTGCATCTGACTCCAGGTGCCCTGGGTTCTGAAAACCAATCTAGAGAAGATGAGATCAAGTAGAATTCATTGGCTTAGTGAGTCAATCTACTCAGAGGCGGGGCTTTCTGCCTATATAAGGGCTGAGGGCACCCAGCCTAGGCCATTAGCCACCAGAGCCCAAGAGTGCAGGAccatgtccatttgccagcagggagcaggcctagctgcggtcagacatccttagcactgctgaggaggcaggagaggctcccaccaccaccgctgtactggaagctgtcagcctggcttgtggctgagcagagctccccctgtgagagcacactgactaccagggggcagctcctgcattgagcgtctgccccctggtggtcagtgtgtgtcatagtgaccagtgattcccagtcactctgctgttagggtcaattttcatattacccttttattatataggatagaggcctggtgcacaggtgggggcaagctggtttgccctgaagggtgtcccggatcagggtgagggtcccactggggtgcctggccagcctgggtgagggactggaGGCCGTATTCAgactggtcacatccccttcggggggggggggtcctgctggggtgcctggccaacctgggtgtgtggctgaaggctgtttgcaggctggccaagccccccagtgaggaccctcaccccatgagggagtgggcagcctgggtgaggggatgatggctgtttgcaggctggccacagcccctttagggtgggggtccccattggggtgcttggccagcctgggtgctgggctgagagccattttcaggctggccatacccccttcagggtggagggtcctgctggggtccctgtctagtctgggtgaggggctgatggctgtttgcaggttggccacaaccccttcagggtgggggtcccccctggggtgcctggccagcctgagtgagggggtgatggctgtttgcagggtggccacaaccccttcagggtgggggtcccccctggggtgcctggccagcctgagtgagggggtgatggctgtttgcagggtggccacagcccgcagctacccaagctcccagtggaggctggctggaagcagttatctgggatttatttggcttctataattaaaactttgttacCCTTTGCGGAGGCCACAACCGCCAGGGcaggcagaaagcttggcttccttcatcgccagggcaaccaagcctcctgcttgctccagctccgtgactgCTGGCCATCATCTTGGTtgagataatttgcatatagtcactgtgattggctggtgggcatggctttggaatagcgaaggtatggtcaattagcatatttgtcttttattagtgtagatatgtgcTTCAGTCAGTTGTCCCAATTCTTTCCTCTAATGTTTACCAATTCCCATTCAAACATACTCAGCAGAGGGGCATTTTGGATTAGAGGAGGGTGTTAAAGAGGCTTTTATTTTCTAACACTGCAGGCTGCTTTCTTATTATCAAAGCAGTTAACAGCCTGCATCAACATTAAATGTAGACAATTTCCTACTACTGTAGTTAAAACTGTGGCTGGTATCTATGCTAGTACTTGATATTAATGTTAGCCCCTTAGAGCTTCTTTGAAACTTATAATTAGGTGAGAGAGATATAAAATgataacacttttatttttattaaatttatcatgAGTAAGAACAGTTAACATTATATAATTATTGGCTTACAGCTTtataatatgatatatatatactcttttttGTGCTCTCCACCCAAAACCTAGTCTCATTTTATCACCATGTATTTCACCCACATTGCCTGTTCTCCTCCCCTCATCTCCTCTCCcatctggtaaccaccattctaatATATGTACCTATATGTTTAATgggggctttttgttttgtttatatatctgttgctttttgttttatattccacatatgtgtgaaatcatatagttcttattCTTTTCCAtctaaattatttcacttagccctagcagtttggctcagtggatggagtgttggcctgcaggcagaagggtcccaggtttgattgtggtcaagggcatgtacctctgttgcaggcttctccctggcccaggccctcatgggaggtagggagggtgtgtgcaggaagcaaccaatcgatgtgtttctctcacattcatatttctctctgtcttttcctctctcttccactccctctaaaaatcaatggaaaaatatcctcaggtgaggattaaaaaataataaataaataaataaataaataaataaataaataaataatagtttcacttagtataatgctctaaAGATATATCCATGGGGTCAAGTTCACAAAAACCCTTCTGATACCAGGGTCCATACTTTCAAtgctgttttcttctatgtattttaatgtttcacgtcttacattcaagtctttcaTCAATTTTgagttcatttgtgtgtgtgtgtcagagagcAGTATAGTTCCATTCTTCTGTGTGTGACTTCACAGTTTCCCCAATGCCATTTACTGAAGAAACTTTACCTTCTCCTCTTgtgtttctaaattttttttgaaaatcagtTGCCCAGTTGTATGTTGGTTTAGTTCCATGCTCCTGattctgttccattagtctgtgtgcctggtttttttttttttttgccaataccTTACTGTTTCAATTCCTGTAGTATAGTCAAAAGAAAgagattctgttcttttttttctaagattcctttggctatttggagtctttgtGGTTCATGCAAATTTGAGGAAtttttggttctatttttttttttgaaaaatgccattgggattttgatggcgATTCCATTAAATTTGTATATTGCTTtaatatgacattttaaatatattaatcctCCTCATCTATGAACATGcaatatgtttccattttttgtgtcttccttattttcttttaaccATGTCTTGTAGTTCTCAGTGTACGCATACTTCACtgtcttgttaaatttattccgaggtattttatcctttctgttgcaattgtaaatgggattcttttctttatttctttctgatattttattgttaatatataGGAACGCACGAAATATTTTATGTTgactttgtatcctgcaactttactgtatttgttttattgtttctcaAAGTCTTTTGGGTTTACAGTATATAGAaacatgtcatctgcaaatagtacagttttatttatttgttccaaTTTTGAatgtctttaatatttttcttgcttgattcattttttttaagacttCTAGAACGATGTTGAATAACTGGTGACACTGAGCATCCTcgtcttgttcctgatctcagaAGAGAAGCTGTCAGCTTTTCACTCTGAATACGATACTAGCTGAGGTTCGGTATATATAGCCTCTACTATTTTGAGGTCCTTTCCTTCTATGctcattttattgaatgttttaatcataaatggatgccgTGTCTTGTCAATTGATTTTACTGCATCTATTAGCCTAATCAtatgatgtttatttttattttgttaatgtggtgtattacacaGATTGATTTGCATTTGTTAAAtcattcttgcatccctggaataatctccacttgatcatgatgtgtggtacttttaatgcatttttgtattttatttgctattatcTTGTTTAGGATTTTTAATCTATGTTCATCATTCAGAAATATTGCCccataagtttatttttgtgtgtgtgtgttgtccttgcctggttttggtatcaggataatgttggcctcataaaattatTTAGGAAGTATTACCTCCTCTTCAATTTCTTGGGAGCGTGTAGGAAAGATTGGTATTaaatcttctttaaatatttgacagaattcaccagtgaagccatcggCTCCTGGCTTTTTTGAGGGAAGATATTTAATTactgcttctttttcttcctagTGTAGAAATATTTAGGCCTCCTAATTCTTCATGTTCAATCTAGGAAGGctgtatacttctaagaaattttccatttcttctaagttATCAAATGTGTGGCATATAGCCTTTCATAGTATTCTTGTgtagtcctttgtatttctgtggtgcccATTGtgatttctcttttctcatttctaattttattcatttgagacttctctattttttttccttagtaaGACTAGCCAGAGATTTTTCAATTGTACTTATCTTTTAATTtctgttctaatttttattatttccttccttctattgaCGTGGGGCTTTGTTTGTCCTTTTTCCAAATCTTTAAGATGAaatattagattttttatttgaaatgtttcatGTTTCTTGAGGTAGTCTTATGGTGCTCTTAGTATCATTTTTGTTGCATTCCAAAGTTTTGCcatattgccatttttatttgtctctatGTATCTTTTGatctcttatttcttctttgatgtaaTGATTGTTCAATAACatgtttaattttcacattttgtgttttttccagttttcttcttgtagTTAATTTACAGTTTcattgcatttggtgggaaaatTCTTGCTAtaacttcttaaatttatttggaGTAGTTTTGTGCCCCAATACATGGTTTATTCTAATGAAttttccatgtgcacttgagaagataCATATTCTATCATTTTGAGCCGGAAGGTTCTGTAAAAGCTGATTGTGTCCTTTGGAACAATGTGGCCAATATATccttattgtatttctttttggAAGACTATTCATTGCTGTAAACTGGGTATTCGGGTCCcatacaaaaattatatttttcagtttctcaTTTTAGGTCTGACagtaattgctttatatattttggtgctcacAGATTAGATGCATATATCTTGATGTAGTATATCTTCATGATGAATTatcctctttattattttaaaatgttcatcttTGTCTTCTGTTACctttttatcttgaaatctattttgtgaTATCAgtgtggccacacccccttttcTCTGGATGCTGTTGGGTTGGGGTATCATCTTCCACCTCTTCActtacagcagtggttcccaacatggggcacacaCCCCATGGGGGacagtttgatttttaagggggcaatttgagaatgagttattaacagtgaatttttgcatttcttatgattctaggggcctcatacacagtacataaatatatattgtgacatacacatttcagttctctattatatgttttgaaacttcatTTGCTGTTTTTTCATATTACTTcatattattatctttttaataactTCTTAGTGATTGCTTCCTCAgaacttcaactgtccttttgttcttttatttttctcttcatggatgccatgttctttggaagcttgtttagaccaagttaatggtcttgcaggcttcctccacatgaataggagctcacttttttaataataagaatTGTATgtcatggggggtgggaggggcataAGGatgttagagatgcttaggtggggcatggccaaaaaaggctgggaaccactgacttagagccTGAGTTCATCTCTTTGTAGCTGGGATGGGTCTCCTGAAGGCATTACATTACATGCCTCAGttctacatttttgttttgtggttaccaATATGTTTAAGTAAAAAACTAGaagtctggtgcatgaatttgtgtatgggtggggtccagctgcacccccacccataggggctgatcaggccaggctggtggggcgAGTGGACACAGGTGGttggcctgccagccccacccctaattggggtcggggggggggggcgattggaggtggggcaggccagggggaaggtccagctggggggagggaccgcttcccaatcaggccagttggcctgccacagtgggcatcattgcaaccggtcattccagttgttctgaTCATTCCAGcattccagttgcttggcttttatatatatagatgtttcatTCTCTGCTTCTCATTGCACATTATTTTTGTTCACTGAACAAGTTCAgtcctttttctcctccccttttatgtttttgcGTTCATTGTTTTTATGGTTTGTTTTCAATTCCAAATGCAGAGGTTCTAGACTTTTCAAaaaattacctttattgttgaaagtattacagatgtacccatTTCCCCCCTTCTTGCGCtcccaccctgctcctgcccacGTCCCCAGGATTTCAtgctctgttgtctgtgtccttggcttatgcatatgtgcatgtaagttctttggctcatctcttccccacccccctcccatgctccctctgagattcatcagtctgttccatgcttccatgtctctagttttattttgttcatcagtttattatgttcattagattccacatataagtgagataatgtgatacttgtctttaccatactggcttatttcgcttagcatgatattctccagttccctccatgctgtctcaaaggtaaTAGCTCCTTCTtttaactgctgcatagtattccatggcgtaaatttgtaaatgtaccaccacttttttatccacttatctgctaatgggtacttgggctgtttccacaccttagctattgcaaattttgctgctatgaatataggggtacatacattttttctgattggtgttttgggtttcttaggatatattcttagaagtgggatcactgggtcatatgggagttccatttttaattttttgaggaaattccacactgttttctatagtgactgcaccagtctggtTCTTACCAGCAG
The sequence above is drawn from the Myotis daubentonii chromosome 19, mMyoDau2.1, whole genome shotgun sequence genome and encodes:
- the LOC132222156 gene encoding RNA exonuclease 1 homolog, which produces MSAPGRSEAARAPAPRRATAPSWFPPGHLQAQEAELDASCPAPTLVPLPHCQWTCYQPIDPGSLLPVPPQNSWAPKHLIIQPESVRRGLVPGTWLPTSQELCDLLQGAEQAPMESASLPQAAQQLAPEPRSIHLSAARDKRKIARIPMPYLAAGAKRRLPASSSSLPPKNQGLGSQSPEARAPSGQVSMVTSTVAPKPVVRGPPVQSSQKPVPPKDCGFKVPTVTRQRHLSLFMDEGLKFCSSSQEATGKELKEEKAVYHQSPTKRMGQEVATNTFHKMQGLEPGPGAGLHKTRDSRDPLQGAALYQSLKEHLLTQAQLKENGYPFVHPTLPRGALLFTAQEKQPQDSSCRLCCRCGPQYLLAPSGCCVHQEECHYHWGRLRPTPAAGGWEIQYTCCSAPIGSPGCQVAQQHVQDGRQQDLQGFVQTLAKELPPGAHPGIYALDCEMSYTTAGLELTRVSVVDSALQLVYDTFIRPDHDIVDYNTRFSGVTAADLAHTSTSIRDVQAALLTLFNARTILIRHSLQSDLLALRLIHGTVLDTSVLFPHHRGLPYKRSLRNLAAHYLRHVIQDRVDGHSSSEDASACMRLVIWKMGQDAKTEHFKNRTMTLETAV